The Streptomyces collinus DNA segment TGTGCGTCCTCGACGATGACGAGGCCCGGAGTGTGGGGGCCGAGCAGGATGCCCGCGAGCATGAACAGCGGGATGGTGGGGAGTCCGATCCTGCCGCCGAGGCGGGCGAGGAGGGCGGCGGCCAGGAAGGCTCCTCCCATGGCGAGAAGGCTGTCAGCGTGTCCCACGGATCACCACCTTCGAGGGCGCGCAGACGGATCGTTTCACCGGGCAGGGATGGATAGGGGCTCCTCCTTCAGGGGCCTTGAGGGGTGGCGTGGTGCGCCTCTCGGCGCGATCCGGGGCCGCGGCCGTGACGGCCGGTGCGGCGGTCCGGGCGGTGCTGCCAGCCTCACACGGGCACCGGTGGCGTCGCCATCGGTGCCGGTACCCATCTCCGGGTGGTGACGACACCCACCCGTCCTCTCCCTCCGTGGAAGAGACGAGTCTCCCCGCCGGACGCGAACCGGCGGGGAGACGACCGGGGCGAGCCCGGTGAGCAGACGGGTGCCGTGGGTAGGTGCGTCAGGCGAGGGGTTCGGAGACGAGCTGGACCACCGTCGCCGGGCCGGCCCTGAACGCGGTGGCGGCCGCGTCGGCCTCGACCATGTGCGGGCTGACGTCGTGCGCGGCGAGCGCTTCCTCGGACGACCACCGCTCGATCAGGACGAAGCGGTCGGGGGCGTCACACACCTGGTGCATGTCGTACTGGAGGCATCCCTCTTCGGCCCGCACGAGCGGGGCGGTCCGCTCGAAGGCGGCGATCTGGTCCTTCCCCCGGCCCGGGAGCGTGGTGATGTGGATGACGAGCCGTATCGGCTGGGACATCTGTCGAACCCTTCTTCTCCTGCTGTGGCCCGGCGGGTTCGCCGGGGCCCTGGTCACATGTCGCGGGGCGCCGGAACGCCGGCCGCTAGGTGTAGATGCGCAGCACCCGGCCGACCGCCCGGACGTGGTCCAGGTCGTGCAGCTCCTCCAGCGCGTCGTGGAGTGCGTGCTCGGGTGCCGGGAAGGTGAGGAACACGATGCGTGCCTGGGACTCCGAACCGTGCTGGTCCACTGTGCGGATCGACACGCCGTGCCGCCCGAACACCCCGGTCACCTCGGACAGCACGCCCGGTGCCTCGTCGACGTCGGCCCGGATGTAGTAGGAGTGCACCAGGTCCCGTGTGGGCCGCAGGGCCGCCGGCCGGCCGACGGGGACGCGCCGGTGGGTCCCGCGCGCCAGGTGTTCCGCGGCGCCGACGACATCGCCCAGGATCGCCGACGCCGAGGGGCGGGGGCCGGCGCCGTGCCCGTAGAACATGAGCTCACCGGCCGCGGACGTGGTCACGAAGACCGCGTTGAAGCTCTCCCGCACGCTCGCCAGCGGGTGATCGCGCGAGATCAGCGCGGGGAAGACCTGTGCGCCGATCGTGCCCCGCGCATCCGGCGGGCCGGTGAAGCGCTCGGCGACCGCCAGGAGTTTGATGTCGAATCCGAACCGGGCGGCCAGTTCGAAGTCCTCGGCGAGGAGGCCGGTGATGCCCTCCCGGCTGACGTCGTCGGCCACGACGGACCGGTTGAACGCCAGCGAGGCGAGGATGGCGATCTTGGACGCCGCGTCGGCGCCCTCCACATCGGCACTCGCGTCGGGTTCGGCGTATCCGAGTTCCTGGGCCTTCGCCAGTGCCTCCTCGAAGCCCAGACCGTCGGCCGTCATGCGGGTGAGCATGTAGTTCGTGGTGCCGTTGACGATACCGGCGACGCGCGTCACGTCCTCGGCCAGCAGCGACTCCCGGACGGGCCGCAGGAGGGGCACGGCGGCCACCGCGGCCGCCTCGAAGAAGAGGTCCACGCCCGCCCGGTCGGCCGCGGCGAACAGGTCGGGACCCGCGCTCGCGACGAGTTCCTTGTTCGCGGTCACGACCGGCTTCCCGGCGTTCAGCGCGGCCGTCACCAGCTCACCGGCCGGTGAGGTGCCGCCGATCAACTCGACCACGAGGTCGACGTCCTCGGCCTTGACGACGTCGTAGGCGTTGGTGGTGAAGACCGCCGGGTCCAGTGCCACGGAGCGCGGCTTGCCGGGATCGCGCACCGCGACCCGTACCAGTTCCAGGGAGATCCCGGCGACGTCCTCGATCGCGGATCGCCGTTCGAGAAGCAGTCCGGCGAACTCCTCCCCGACGGTTCCGCAGCCGAGCAGTCCGATGCGGATGTTCCTCATTCCGGCGCCCTCACGCTCTCGGTCAGGCCGTGCGGCCGGTGGGTTCCGAAGCTGCGCCGGTGGTAGACCAGCGGTGCTTCGCCCCCGGCGGCCTCCGCCGCGTCGACGCGGCCGAGCACGATGACGTGGTCACCGCCGTCCACCAGGCCGGCCACGGTCGACGCGATCCAGGCCGAGCTCCGCGCCAGGCGCGGGACTCCGTGGTCGACGTCCCAGGAGGTGTCACGGAACTTGTCGGTCCCGCTCCTGGTCGCGAAGGACATCGCCAGGTCGTCCTGGTCGGCGCCGAGGACGTTGAGGCCGAAGCGCCCCGAGTCGCGTATCGCGGCGAGCGTCCGCGACCCCCTGTCCAGACTGGCCATCACCATGGCCGGCGTGACCGACAGCGAGGCGAACGCGCTGACGGTCGCTCCGCACGGCGCGCCGTCGCGCGGCATGGCCGTCACGATGGACACGGGTGTGGCCACGCAGGCCATGACGTCCTTGAACGCCTCCTGCACGGTGGTTTCAGTGATGTTCATCGAATCCGCCTGTTCCCATCGCCAGGGTCTCCCCCGTTTCGGCAGGGTGCTTCCCCGTCTTCCTCGTCCGCGGCACGAAGGCCTCGTCCGCGGGATCCATGCCCAGGCCGAAGCCGAGACCGGGCAGTTCGTCGACGAACCAGCGCTCGACGAGCCGGGTGTACTCCTCGGACGCGAACACGTCGGCGAGGGCGTCGTCGACGGCGCGGACGAACGCCGCGTCCTCGTGCCGCATCATGAATCCGTAGTTCTCCCCGCCGAGGCGCACGTCCAGAAGTTCCGTGCCCGCCGGCGCGCCGGAGCCGCGCAGCAGTGCGCGGAGGATCACCTCGTCCGCCACCATGGCGTCGATCTGCCGGTCTGCCAGGAAGGCGTCCCTGGCCTCGCCGATGGACCGGACCCCGACGAAGGCGTGGTCGAAGCCCAGGTCCGCGTGGCTCTCCAGGGCGGCCTGGCTCGTCGAGCCCTGGATGCCGACCACGCGCGGCCGGCCCGCCGTCAGGTCCGCGCCGGGCTTCAGGGCGATCCGGTGCGCGGTGCGGAACACCGGCCGGCTGAAGGCGCAGCGCCGCGAGCGTTCCCGCGTGATGGTCGTCGACCCGCATTCGATGTCGATGCGGCGCTCTGCCAGCAGCCTCTGTCTCGTCGAGGAGGTGACCTCGACCGCATCCAGCGGCGGTACCCCGCCCGCTCCGGAGAAGACCCGGTCGAGGGCCAGCCGCGCCAAGTCGACGGAGTAGCCGACGGGACGGAATTCCGCCGTCGGGGCGTAGGAGAACGGTGGCGTGCTGCGCTGCAGCCCCACCCGCACCGTCGTGCCGTCGTGTGGGTCAGTGAACAACACCGATCACCCTGTCTGTCGTGCCGTGGACCGCCAGTTCCCCGACCAGGTCGAGGACGGGCTCCGGATTCGTCAGGAGGTACATGTGTCCCCCTGGCACCGTCCGCCGTGAGAAGCGCCGGGTCGTCAGCGACGCCCAGCCGGCCATGTCCCCGGGTGCCAGCAGCGGGTCCCGGTCGGCCGCCAGGCAGTGCACGTCGACCGGCAGCGGCCGTGGGACCAGCGCGGGGAACTCGCGTGCCATCCAGGCCAGGTCAGCGGCCAGGAGACGCGCGTGGAACGCGTCGGCGGCACTGGTCAGGGTGTCGCCGCAGGCTCCCGGGTCCTCCGCGGGGCGGTCGTGGTCCGCTGGCGGCGGCTGCCGGCCGACCTGGTCCGTGTACGGCGGCGGGGCCTGGGCCGACAGCACCACACGCGCGCGCCGCCGGTAGACCGCCCACATCGCGTCGGCAACCGCCCACGCGACGGTCGCGCCCATGCTGTGGCCGACGAGCAGGATCTCGTCGTAGGGCATCTCGCAGATCCCCCGGGCGATGCGCACGGCGAGCTCACCGAGGTCGTCGGTGAGCGGTTCCGCGGTGCGGTCCTCGCGCCCCTTGAGCTGGACCAGGACCACGTCCACGTGCGTGCGGAGCCGATCCGCCCAGCCGCGGTAGGACGACATGCCACCGCCCGCGTGGTGGAAGCAGACGGCCACCTGCCGGTGACCGGGCCCGTACCGTCTGAGCAGTCGCGCTTCCTCGGAAGTGACCTGCTCCATCAGACAGCGGCCCGTGTCCGGGGCTGCTCGTGGCCCGCCGCTTCGACCCGGCGCAGTCCGGTGCGGTACTGCGCGGCGAGTTCCCGGTACTCGGCGGCCGTCTCGTCCAGCACCGACACGTCGCTGTCGCTCAGCGTCATCAGGACGGAGGGCGGCGTGCCCGCGATGAGGCTCCGGGGCGGGTAGACGGGGCCGGCGCTGAGCACCGCGCCCGCCGACACCCGGCAGCTCTCGCCGACCGAGACGCCGTTCAGCAGCATCGCGCCGATCCCGACGACCGTACCGGAGCCGACCGAGCAGCCGTGCAGAACCGCGCTGTGGGCGACCGTGACGTCCCGTCCGATGTCCAGCGGAGCGCCTGGGTCCGAGTGCAGCATCGCGTGGTCCTGGATGTTGGAGCCCCGGCCGATCCGCACCGTCCCCTTGTCCCCGCGAACGGTGACGCCCGGCCAGAGACTGACGTCCTCCCCGATCTCGACGTCCCCGATCACCACGACGTCGTCGAACGCGTAGACGCTCGGGTGAACGCGCGGCTCGATGCCCTGGAAGCTGTACGTGCGCACAGGTCAGGCTCCCTTCTGAAGTAGCTGCGAGAGCCGGCCGAGGCTGGCCAGCACCTCGTCTTTGGACAGTCCGAAGTCCACGAGGCACGCGACCTCGTCCACCCCCATGTCGCGAAATCCCTCCAGCGTCTGCCGGGCCTGCTTCACATCGCCGATGAGGGAGCTGGAGGAGACGTACCGCTGGAACACCATCTCCAGGAATTCGTCCCGGTCCGCGTCGAGGTTCTGCAGGGTCCGCGCCTTGTCCTGGGCCTCCGCCTGTCCCGACGTCGCGTGCTGCGTGACGAAGGAACCCAGGTACTCGATCATCGGCCCCCGGACGCGTTCCACGGCCTCGTAGGTGTCGGCGCCGACGTAGGTGTGCAGCATCAAGGAGACGACACCGGCCTCGGGGTCGAGTCCGGCCCGGGCGCGTGCCTCGCGGTAGATGCCGATGCGGTTCTGGAGCTCGGCCGGCCCGAAGTTGATGAGCGCCGTCAGGACGTTGAGGCCCTGCTCCCCCGCGAAGCGCCAGGAGTCGACGCTCTTCGACGAGGTGAGCCAGAGGGGGAGGTCCGGCTGCACGGGCCGGGGGAAGGTCAGGATGTCGTGGCGCTCCCCGGCGGGGTCGGTGCGCTCGACGGCGACGCCGCGCCAGAGCTTGCGCAGCTCCTCCCGTGACTCGTTGAGCACCTGGCCCCTGGTCTCGTACGCCTCGGGCTTGAGGACGAAGTCCCGTGAATGCCAGCCGGGCGCCACCGCCAGATCGACGCGCCCGCCCGACAGGTTGTCGACGAGGGCCCATTCCTCCGCCACCCGCAGGGTGTCGTGCAGCGGGAGGTTCACGCTTCCGGAGCGGATGCGAACGTTCTCGGTGATCACGGCGACGGCCGCGCCCAGGAGCGCCGGATTGGGATAGGCGCCGCCGACCTCGGTGAAGTGCCGCTCCGGCGTCCAGACCGCGTTGTAGCCCGCGCGGTCGACGAACCGGGAGACCTCGACCAGGAGGTCGTAGGGATCGCTGTCGCCGCTCAGTCCGGAGAAGAAGATGACGCCCAGTTCGGGAAGGGCCGGCGCCGGTGGCCGCTGGTCTCCGGCTGGTGCGGGTGCGTCCCCCGACCTCAGTTTCGCTTTCAGGCGTGCCAGTTGTCCGGCGTCCAGGAGGGAGTCGTCAGACATGTGCGGGCTCCTCCCGCAGCAGTGCCGTGACCACCTGGGTGGTCGCCGTGACCGAGCTGTTCTCGTAGAAGTCACGGACGGAGAAGTCCAGCTGGAATGTCTCCCGCAGCTTGTTGATCAGCTGGATGGCCATGAGCGAGTTGCCGCCGAGCTCGAAGAAGCCCCGGTTGTCGGCTGCGGCGGCCTCCCCGAGGAAGCCTTCGAAGATCCGCCCGACGACGCGCCGGATCTCCTCGGTCGGATCGTCCGGGTCCGGCGGGCCGTCGGCCGGCGTGGTCGTCGCGTTCTGGACCCGGTCGCCGTCGAGGACGGCCTCGGCGGTGCCCGTCGGTACGGTGCGGGGCGGGGCCTCCTGCTCACCGGCGCGGTCGTCGGCCGCGAAGCCCAGAGTCGGCTCGACCCAGTGGACGCGGCGTTCGAACGCGTAGGTGGGAAGGGACGTCATCCGCGCGGCGGTCGCGTACCTGCCGAGGGGAACCTCCGAGTCTGTGGCCCAGCCGAGCGCGACGGCGTCCGCGAAGGACTCGTCCTCGTGCTCCCGCTCCCCCAGCGCCTGGGCCAGCTGGAGGTTCTGGGAGGCGTCGGGCCCGTAGCCCGCCCGCACCAGGTTGCTCATCGACCGGCCCGGGCCGATCTCGACGAACCTGCTCACGCCGGAGTCCCGCAGCGTCTGCACCGATGCGGCGAAGTCGACCGTACGGAGCAGGTGGTCGGCCCAGTAGTGGGGGCTGCGGGCCTCGTACTCCGTGAGGAACCGTCCGGTGACGTTCGACACCAGCGGAATGCGCGGTGCCCGGAAGTCGCGGGGCTTGAGGAACTCCAGGAAGTCGTCAGCGGCCTGCCGCATGAGCGGCGAGTGGAAGGCGTGCGAGGTCGCCAGCCGCTGGTGGTGCGTTCCGGCCTCGGCGGCTCGTGCCGCTGCCGTGGCGATCGCCTCGTGGGTGCCCGACAGCACGTACTGCTGGGGGGAGTTGGTAGCCGCCACGACGAGGGAGGCGTCGTCGAGCAGGTCCGTGAACGGCTCCAGGCGGTCGACCGCGAGCATGGCTCCGGTCTCGCACCGCCCCATCAGCCGTGCCCGCGTCGCGACGAACTCGGCCGCCGCCTCCAGGTCGAACACGCCGGCGACGGTCGCGGCGACGATCTCGCCGAGGCTGTGCCCGAAGACGTACCGGGGCCGGACACCCGAGTCGATCAGGGCGGACGCCAGCGCGTGCTCCACGGCGAACAGCAGGGGCTGTGCCACGGAGGTGTCGATGCCGTCGACCTGGGAGTCGGGGCCGAGGAACGCGGTCACATCGACGTCGGTGTGCTGGTTGACCGCGGCGGTCGCCTCGGCGAGCCGGCGCGAGAAGTGCTCGTTGTTCGCGGCGAGCACGGCTCCCATCGCCTGGCGTTGCGTCCCCTGCCCCGCGAAGACGAACGCGATCTCGTCCGGGCCCGCTTCCGTACCCCTGTGGTACCGCCCGGCCCTCAGGCGGGAGACCGCCTCCGTCCGGTCGATCGCGGCCAGCGACGCCCGGTGGGGGTGCCGTGTCCGTCCCTCGCGCAGCGTGTAGGCGTACTCGGCGAGCGAACCGTCCGGGTGCGCGGCTAGGTGCCGTGCGAGTGCGGCCGCCTGGCCTTCGAGGGCTTCCTCCGTGCGTGCCGAGAACGTGAGGATGCTCGGGCCGTCGGCGGGCGCCGCGGGCTCTGCGGGTGCCTGCTCGAAGCTCTTGAGGATGACATGGCCGTTGGTGCCGCCCATGCCGAAGGCGCTGACGGCGGCCCAGGTCTCGGTGTCGCTGTCCAGGGGCCGCCCCTCGGTGGTCACGAAGTAGCGGGAGCCGTCCAGTTCGAGCGCCGGGTTGACCTCACCGACGTTGACCGTCGGCGGCACGTACCGGTGCTTGAGGACCAGGGCCGTCTTGATCAGCCCGATGATGCCGGCGGCGATGTTGACGTGTCCGAAGTTGCCCTTGAGCGAACCGATCCCGCACGGGGCCCCGTCGACGCCGTACGCCTGCTTGATGGCCTCGATCTCGATGGGGTCGCCCAGCGCCGTGCCCGTGCCGTGCGCCTCGATGTAGGAGACGTCCGTCTGCTTGGCGCCCGAGACCTGGAGGGCGTCGCTGAGCACCGCGACCTGGCCGGAGACGCTCGGCGCGGTGAAACTGACCTTCTGCGCACCGTCGTTGTTCACCGACGAGCCGGCGATCACCGCGTGCACCTCGTCCCCGTCGGCGATCGCGTCGCGCAGCCGCTTCAGCAGGACGAGCCCGAGCCCGTTGGTGAAGAGCGTGCCGTTCGCGCCGGAGTCGAACGGGCGGCACACCCCGTCCGGCGACAGCACGCCGCCCACCTGGTACTGGTACCCGGACTCCTGCGGAACGCGGATGTGGACCGCTCCGGCGATGGCCGCGTCGCATTCGTTCAGCAGGAGGCTCTGCACCGCCGAGTGGACGGCCACGAGCCCGGTCGAGCACGCCGTCTGCACGTTCACGCTGGGTCCGCGCAGGTTCAGCTTGTAGGAGATGCGGGTCGCCAGGAAGTCCTTGTCGTTGCCGTGCCGGACGACCATCTCGCCCAGCGACTCGACCAGGTCACTGCGGCGCAGCGCACCGAAGAGGTAGGTGCTCATCCCGGAGCCGGCGAAGACGCCGATCCGCTGCTCGGTGCGCTGCGGATCGATGTTGGCCCGCTCCAGCAGGGACACCGACGATTCGAGCATGAGGCGCTGCTGGACATCGAGGACGTCCGCTTCGCGGGGGGAGTATCCGAAGTACGCGGAGTCGAACTCGGCGACGCCTTCGAGGACTCCGGCCCTGTTGACGTAGTCCCGGCGCGACCGCTGCTCGGCCGGCACCCCGGCGGACGCGACCTCCGGGTCCGAGAGGTCTCTGATGACGGTCTCGCCGTTCACCAGCTTCTGCCAGAACGCGTCGACGTCCGGCGCCTCGGGCAGGCGGCATTGCATCGAGACGATCGCGATCAGCTCGTCATCGTTTTCCATGGTCATCCTTGGGTCGTGCCAGTGGGGCGGGCGCGCAGCGGGCGCGTCGGGGAGGGGCGGCCGGGCTCAGCGCCGGCAGGTGCGCCGGGACGACAGGACACGGCTGCGTGCGGCGCGGGCCGTCGCCGCCGTACGGCCGGGCACCCGGCCGTACGGCTCCTCGGACAGGGAGTCGAGGAACCGGCACTGCGCGTTGAAGGAGGCGTACTCGAAGAGCCGGACGAGCGGGAAGCGCACGTCGAACTCGCTCTGGATCTCCGAGTGGAGAGCCACGATGGTCAGCGAAGTCCCGCCGATGTCGAAGAAGTTCGACTCACGGTCGGCCAGGGACGAGGTCCCGCCACCGGCCACGGAGAGCCAGATGCGCTCCAGCCGGGCGGCGGCCGGCCCGCTCCTGGCACCGGCGCGCCGATCGCTGTCCGCGCGCCGTGCCTGCACGTGGCCGCGGGCGATCTCGGTCAGTGCCGTGCGGTCGGTCTTGCCGTTGGGGAGCTTCGGCAACTCGGGGAGGTAGAGGAAGGCCGAGGGCAGCATGGCGCTCATCAGCCGCTCGCTCAGGTGGTCCCGCAGGGCCCGTTCCGCCGCCGCGTCCCCCTCGACGATCGCCACGATGGTCTTGGTGAACCGGTCCTCCGGCGCGCAGACGAAAGCGTCCCGGATGCTCGGGTGGGACTGGACGGCGGACCGTACCTCCTGCAGCTCGATCCGGACGCCCGCGATCTTCACCTGGTCGTCTGCCCGGCCGAGGATCTCCAGGACGCCGTCCGCGCCGTACCGTCCGAGGTCCCCGGTCGGGTAGGCGAGGACCCGCTCACCGCCGAGGTGGAGCTCGACGAACGGGGAGACGATCCGGCCGTCGACGAGGTAGCCGTACGAGGGGTGGTCAGCCGCGATGTGGATCTGGCCCGAGACTCCGTCCGCGCAGGGTTGGCCGCTCTCGTCCAGGACGTGGCTGCGCGACCGGGGAAGGTTGTGTCCCACGGGCTGTATCCCGGGGGCCGGGGGCCGGGGCACCCGGTGGAAGTGCTGGGCCAGGGTCGTCTCGGTCGGCCCGTAGAGATTCACCACCTGGCAGTGCGGAAAGAGGTCGTGCCACCTGTTCACCAGGGCGCCGTCCAGGGGCTCCCCCGCGAAGAAGGACAGGCGGACTCCCGGTATCGGCTCGCTCTCCTCCGGGCCCGACAGCCACACCTTGCCCAGTGACGGGACCAGGTGGAATGCGGTGATCTCCTCCGCGCGCAGGAAGTCCCGCACCGCGGTGCCGTCCAGGTGCCGTCCATCCGGGATGCACAGCGTGGCCCCTGAGATCAGCGGCGTGAGTGCGTCCCGGAACCAGACGTCGAAAGAGAGGTTGGTGAAATGGGCGAAGCGATCCTGCGGGCCGATGCCGAATTCGCCGGACTGCCACTCCAGGAACCGGGACAGGCCCTCGTGGCTTCCGACGATCGCCTTGGGCTTCCCGGTGGATCCGGAGGTGAAGGCGATGTAGGCGTAGTCGTCGTGATGGTGGAGCGCCCCGGCCGGGCCGCCTCCCGGCAGGGGTTCGGAGCCGGGCCGCGACTCGATCCGGTGGCCGTTCGCGCAGTCGACGGTCGCCCGCGCGCGGCCGGAGGCCAGCATGGTCTCGCGGCGCACCTCGGGGAGCGCGTCATCGACGAGCATGACGGTCGCGCCGGCCTTCCACACCGCGAACACGGCCGTGATCACCGACGCGCTGCGCCTGCCGAGCACAGCGACGACATCGCCGGCCCCGATGTCCCGCGCCCGCAGGTCGTCCGCCAAGGCCCCGGCGCGGGCGGACAGTTCGGAGAACCGGACGGACTCCGAGGCACAGCGGATCGCGGTCGCGTCAGCGAATTTCTCACAGGCCTGCTGTAACAGGGTGTCGGCCTTTTGCACGGATGACTCTCCATCATCTGGTGAGTTTTAAATCGAGGGAGGACTCGGAGATGAGAAATACCGCGGAAACAATGGGCGGGTGTATACCTCTGCCGCAGAGCTCCGCGACTCCGATCGAGATGCTTCCAGCGGAAAGGGAGCACCGTCAAGCGGCAATAATGTGCCGCCCAGGCGGAGAAGCGGCCTCACACAACACGCCCTCTGAATTCATTTGCCCAGCACCCGACAAGCGGACAGCCCGCGGGCAGACTCCGTTCATCCCGCGTCAACCGGCAAATATTTGCCGGTCGTTCGACTGTCCCGAAGCTCACTCGCTCATCGACGGAACCGTGAGGTGGCCGGGACGGGAGATCATCTTGCGCCATGCGAATGGTCCGGTAGCATGCAGTGGAGTCGCGACGCTCCTCTATCGCGGGCCGCCAACGGAGTTCGGCCTCTGACTGCAATACAGAGAGGTAATTCCAGCCGGTGCACCACCCCACTAGGCTTCCCGACTTACTCCGCGCTTGGCGGGCTGCGGCGGGAAAGAAAATGCAGCGCGGCAAGCCGCTCCCCCAGAAGGAAGTCGCCCAGCGCATGGAAGTGAGCGAGCGCTGGTATCGCAACCTGGAGAGCAACGTCGGCGCCCCCCTCACCCCCGAAGCGCTGATACGCCTTTCCACCGCGCTCGCACTCGGCCCGGACGAACGCCTGGCCCTGTACAGACACGTACACGCGAACACCAAGCTGGGTGCGCCGGAACCGGAGGAAGTGGAAGAGGCCCGCGACGCGCTCACCCACCTGCTCGCCACGCACGAGCGGTACCCGGCCTACGTCGTCGACCACGCGTGGAACATGCTCGACTGCACGGCCCCCATGGCGTCCTGGTTCCCCTGGGTCCGTGAACCGGAGGCCAACCTCCTGCGCTGGGCCCTCACCGCACCGGAGGCACGCGAGCAGCTCAGCGACTGGCCCAGGCATGCCGCTCTCTATCTCGCCCAGTTGCGCTTCGCCCTGGTCAGCAGCCAAGACCACGAGCAACTCGGCGCGATACTCGACGAAGCGCTCGCCGACCCCGAGTGCCGGAGGCTGTGGGACCTGGAGACCAAGGTCGTCGCCTACCGGCAGGGGCATCGTTTCCGCCTTCGGCTCCCGCATGTCGCCGGACATGAGATCACCGTCACGTCCCAGGTTCTGCTGCCCGCGCACCAGCAGGAACTCCGCTACGTCCTGCTGCTGCCCGAGTCCGGTTCGGCGCCGGGGGCGAGCCGGATCGAGCACGACCCCGCGCAGTGCCGCTGTTGAGGACGGTGGCCGGCCCGTACGTCGAACACGCGCGCACAGAGCACGCGAAGAACATCAGGAGGACACCATCGTGAGCCGACAGCCGGGAACCACTTCGGCGGCCGGTGGGGCACCGCCCTCCGGCACGATGGACGGGCGGGCACTCGTCGCGGCATCCGTCACCGTGGTGCTGTGGGCATCGTCGTTCATCTCGATCCGCAGCTCCGCCGCGCACTTCGACCCGGGGCCGCTCGCCTTCGGCAGACTGGCGGTGGCCTCGATCGTTCTGGGCGCCATCGCGCTGGTCCGGCGCGCGGGTTTCCCGCCCCGCGAGGCGTGGCCCGGCATCGCCGCCTCCGGGGTCCTGTGGTTCGGCGCGTACATGGTCGCGTTGAACTGGGGTGAGCGGGAGGTGGACGCGGGCACGGCCGCCATGGTCGTCAACGTGGGCCCGATCCTGATGGCTCTGCTGGGCGGCTGGCTGCTCAAGGAGGGGTTCCCGCCCCGGCTGATGGCGGGCGTGGCGGTGTCGTTCGCCGGCGCCGTGATCGTCGGCGTGGCCACGTCCGGCGGGGAGGACACGTCCGTCCTCGGCGTGCTGCTGTGCCTGCTCGCGGCGGTGGTGTACGCGGTGGGCGTCGTGGTGCAGAAGCCCACCTTGAAGCACGCGACTCCCTTGCAGGTCACGACGTTCGGCGCACTCGTGGGGGCGCTGGCCTGCCTGCCGTTCGCCGGCCAGTTCGCGTCGCAGGTCAGCAGAGCTCCTGCGGCTGCCTCTCTGCAGGTGGTGTACCTGGGCATCTTCCCGACGGCTCTCGCGTTCAGCACGTGGGCCTATGCGATATCGCGCACCACGGCGGGGAAGATGGGCGCCACGACCTATGCAGTGCCGGTGATCGTCGTCTTCATGTCGTGGCTGTTCCTCGATGAGGTGCCCAACTGGCTCTCGCTGCTGGGTGGTCTGCTGTGCCTGTGCGGGGTCGCGGTGTCGCGGATGGGGGGAAGTGCGCCGGACCGGTCTCCGCGAGAGGTGCCGCCCAGCCGGACGGCCGACGGGGCCCCGCAGGAGTCCGTCCTCCACGGGTCGAGCGCGCCCGGTACCGATGGGAACGACCGGGGCGCGAGGTGACGGTTCCCGCTTGAACCGGGTCCTTCCGCGACCGTGCCCACCAGGCAGCTTCGGCAGCCGGTGGGCACGTTGGCGTTTCCCTTGCCCTCGTGACGAGCTCAGTCTGCCGTGCCGTCGGTGCCGGCCCGTGGGCGGCCCGGCTTGCGGACCAGTGCGACGGCCAGCACCACGGCGGCGACCAGCAGGGACAGCAGAACGGTCCGGCGCCCGTCGTGTTCGGCGTCGGTGAGCATGTACCCGAGGACGAAGACGATCACCGCCGCCGTCGCCCAGGTCAGATACGGGTACAGCCACATCTTCACGACGAGCCTCTCCGGTGCCTCCCGCTGGAGGATCTTGCGCATCCGCAGGTGTGAGAAGCAGATCACCAGCCAGACGAACAGGGCCACCGCGCCACTGGAGTTGACGAGGAAGAGGAACACCGTCTCCGGAAACCGGTAGTTGAGGAAGACGGCGACGAACCCGAACATCACGGAGGCGATGATCGCGGTTCGCGGGACTCCGCGGTCGGTGACGCGGGCGAAGGCGCCGGGCGCGTCCCCGCGCTCCCCCAGCGAGTAGGCCATCCGGGAAGCCGTGTACACGCCCGAGTTGAGGCACGA contains these protein-coding regions:
- a CDS encoding MupA/Atu3671 family FMN-dependent luciferase-like monooxygenase; this encodes MSDDSLLDAGQLARLKAKLRSGDAPAPAGDQRPPAPALPELGVIFFSGLSGDSDPYDLLVEVSRFVDRAGYNAVWTPERHFTEVGGAYPNPALLGAAVAVITENVRIRSGSVNLPLHDTLRVAEEWALVDNLSGGRVDLAVAPGWHSRDFVLKPEAYETRGQVLNESREELRKLWRGVAVERTDPAGERHDILTFPRPVQPDLPLWLTSSKSVDSWRFAGEQGLNVLTALINFGPAELQNRIGIYREARARAGLDPEAGVVSLMLHTYVGADTYEAVERVRGPMIEYLGSFVTQHATSGQAEAQDKARTLQNLDADRDEFLEMVFQRYVSSSSLIGDVKQARQTLEGFRDMGVDEVACLVDFGLSKDEVLASLGRLSQLLQKGA
- a CDS encoding type I polyketide synthase, with product MENDDELIAIVSMQCRLPEAPDVDAFWQKLVNGETVIRDLSDPEVASAGVPAEQRSRRDYVNRAGVLEGVAEFDSAYFGYSPREADVLDVQQRLMLESSVSLLERANIDPQRTEQRIGVFAGSGMSTYLFGALRRSDLVESLGEMVVRHGNDKDFLATRISYKLNLRGPSVNVQTACSTGLVAVHSAVQSLLLNECDAAIAGAVHIRVPQESGYQYQVGGVLSPDGVCRPFDSGANGTLFTNGLGLVLLKRLRDAIADGDEVHAVIAGSSVNNDGAQKVSFTAPSVSGQVAVLSDALQVSGAKQTDVSYIEAHGTGTALGDPIEIEAIKQAYGVDGAPCGIGSLKGNFGHVNIAAGIIGLIKTALVLKHRYVPPTVNVGEVNPALELDGSRYFVTTEGRPLDSDTETWAAVSAFGMGGTNGHVILKSFEQAPAEPAAPADGPSILTFSARTEEALEGQAAALARHLAAHPDGSLAEYAYTLREGRTRHPHRASLAAIDRTEAVSRLRAGRYHRGTEAGPDEIAFVFAGQGTQRQAMGAVLAANNEHFSRRLAEATAAVNQHTDVDVTAFLGPDSQVDGIDTSVAQPLLFAVEHALASALIDSGVRPRYVFGHSLGEIVAATVAGVFDLEAAAEFVATRARLMGRCETGAMLAVDRLEPFTDLLDDASLVVAATNSPQQYVLSGTHEAIATAAARAAEAGTHHQRLATSHAFHSPLMRQAADDFLEFLKPRDFRAPRIPLVSNVTGRFLTEYEARSPHYWADHLLRTVDFAASVQTLRDSGVSRFVEIGPGRSMSNLVRAGYGPDASQNLQLAQALGEREHEDESFADAVALGWATDSEVPLGRYATAARMTSLPTYAFERRVHWVEPTLGFAADDRAGEQEAPPRTVPTGTAEAVLDGDRVQNATTTPADGPPDPDDPTEEIRRVVGRIFEGFLGEAAAADNRGFFELGGNSLMAIQLINKLRETFQLDFSVRDFYENSSVTATTQVVTALLREEPAHV
- a CDS encoding non-ribosomal peptide synthetase, with the translated sequence MQKADTLLQQACEKFADATAIRCASESVRFSELSARAGALADDLRARDIGAGDVVAVLGRRSASVITAVFAVWKAGATVMLVDDALPEVRRETMLASGRARATVDCANGHRIESRPGSEPLPGGGPAGALHHHDDYAYIAFTSGSTGKPKAIVGSHEGLSRFLEWQSGEFGIGPQDRFAHFTNLSFDVWFRDALTPLISGATLCIPDGRHLDGTAVRDFLRAEEITAFHLVPSLGKVWLSGPEESEPIPGVRLSFFAGEPLDGALVNRWHDLFPHCQVVNLYGPTETTLAQHFHRVPRPPAPGIQPVGHNLPRSRSHVLDESGQPCADGVSGQIHIAADHPSYGYLVDGRIVSPFVELHLGGERVLAYPTGDLGRYGADGVLEILGRADDQVKIAGVRIELQEVRSAVQSHPSIRDAFVCAPEDRFTKTIVAIVEGDAAAERALRDHLSERLMSAMLPSAFLYLPELPKLPNGKTDRTALTEIARGHVQARRADSDRRAGARSGPAAARLERIWLSVAGGGTSSLADRESNFFDIGGTSLTIVALHSEIQSEFDVRFPLVRLFEYASFNAQCRFLDSLSEEPYGRVPGRTAATARAARSRVLSSRRTCRR